One segment of Anatilimnocola aggregata DNA contains the following:
- a CDS encoding amidohydrolase family protein, protein MNRKLPSIVLAMFFALLVSYCFSATIACANEAAALLASAEIKAAVDKSLPLLVAGAKGSLEQRKQCFTCHNQGLPIFALTTAKTRGYSIDEEHLQAQLKHTAAFLEKNKARYLEGKGQGGQADMAGYALWTLSSGAWPSDEVTTAVAEYFLLFQKDSDHWRSVSNRPPSEASPFTATYVSLYGLQAYGTTEQQPRIAARRDQVREWLLQTEAKDTEDHVFRLRALALVDAPAKEVTRAQTALLKLQRDDGGWAQLADLASDPYATGSALVALHESANLSTSDEAYQRGLRFLLKEQQSDGSWHVKSRSKPFQPYFESGYPHGKDQFISIAAGGWATIALLLALPAVEPPEPEFDLVIRGGRIVDGTGNPWYTGDVALREQKIVAIARSLAGKGKREIAAQGLVVAPGFIDMHSHSDTLLLEDGHAQSKIRQGVTTEVLGEGSSSGPYLGKLDPLKVKVGGEERSCRTLADYFRALEEGQTAVNVASYVGLDNVWQSMMGKSFDRPTPEQFAEMKQLLGHAMDDGAVGVSTMLAMPPGSLAKTDDLIDLAKVVAAKGGIYSTHNRNEGTEVFAAIKEAIAIGEGAKIPVDIIHLKIADQEYWGRMKEIVQLIDEARARGVNVQANVYPYTRGNNNLASIIPPWAHEGGRAQLLARLKSDKDRERLKREINSGLPGWYNHFTAVGGDWGRMLISGGGAYQGLTMNRVQAMKAEGKTPPPEPLDILFDLLIEEGGSIPTVYAHHTEADMNLALAQPWCSIGSDGSAYSTAGPLRRGNPHPRNFGTFPRVLGVYVREAKLLTLEDAVRKMTSLNAAKIGLRERGELKAGYFADLTLFAADRVLDKSTYTEPFAYNEGIEYVIVNGQVVLDRGQHTGAMPGKVLRHVP, encoded by the coding sequence ATGAATCGCAAATTGCCGTCGATCGTACTGGCGATGTTCTTCGCGCTGCTGGTCAGCTACTGTTTCTCGGCCACGATTGCCTGCGCGAATGAAGCCGCAGCACTATTAGCCAGCGCCGAAATCAAAGCAGCGGTCGATAAGTCGCTGCCTCTGTTGGTGGCGGGGGCGAAGGGTTCGCTCGAGCAACGCAAGCAGTGCTTTACTTGCCACAACCAAGGGCTTCCCATCTTTGCCCTGACAACGGCCAAGACGCGGGGTTACTCGATTGATGAAGAGCACCTGCAAGCCCAACTTAAGCACACCGCAGCGTTCCTGGAAAAGAACAAAGCCCGGTATCTCGAAGGGAAGGGTCAAGGGGGACAGGCCGACATGGCCGGCTATGCCCTGTGGACCCTCTCCAGCGGCGCTTGGCCCAGCGACGAAGTGACAACCGCCGTCGCCGAGTACTTTCTGCTCTTCCAAAAGGACAGCGACCACTGGCGCTCGGTTTCGAATCGTCCCCCGAGTGAAGCGAGCCCCTTCACCGCGACCTATGTTTCGCTCTACGGTTTACAGGCCTATGGCACCACCGAGCAACAGCCGCGCATCGCTGCGCGGCGTGACCAGGTTCGCGAGTGGCTGCTGCAGACTGAAGCGAAAGATACCGAGGATCACGTCTTTCGCTTGCGTGCCCTGGCGCTGGTCGATGCCCCGGCAAAAGAAGTTACCCGCGCGCAGACTGCTCTCCTCAAGTTGCAGCGCGACGATGGGGGCTGGGCTCAACTGGCGGACCTTGCCAGCGACCCTTATGCCACGGGCTCGGCCTTGGTTGCCCTGCACGAAAGTGCCAATCTGTCCACCAGCGACGAGGCTTATCAACGCGGCCTCCGCTTCTTGCTCAAGGAGCAACAGAGCGACGGCTCGTGGCATGTGAAGTCGCGCAGCAAGCCGTTTCAGCCTTACTTCGAATCGGGCTATCCGCACGGCAAGGATCAATTCATCTCCATTGCCGCCGGTGGCTGGGCAACGATCGCCCTGCTGCTCGCACTCCCCGCAGTGGAACCACCTGAGCCGGAGTTCGACCTGGTGATTCGAGGTGGGCGAATTGTCGATGGGACGGGGAACCCGTGGTACACCGGCGATGTTGCCCTGCGCGAACAGAAGATTGTCGCCATCGCGCGGTCACTCGCCGGCAAGGGAAAACGCGAGATCGCTGCGCAAGGACTTGTTGTTGCGCCAGGCTTTATCGACATGCACTCGCATTCCGATACGCTGCTGCTGGAAGATGGCCACGCCCAAAGCAAGATCCGCCAAGGAGTGACCACGGAAGTTCTCGGCGAAGGTTCTTCGTCTGGTCCTTATCTCGGTAAGCTCGATCCACTGAAGGTGAAAGTCGGCGGTGAAGAGCGAAGTTGTCGCACGCTGGCCGATTACTTCCGCGCGCTGGAGGAGGGTCAGACGGCAGTGAATGTGGCCTCGTATGTCGGCCTCGATAATGTCTGGCAGTCGATGATGGGCAAGTCGTTCGATCGCCCCACGCCGGAACAATTTGCCGAAATGAAACAGTTGCTCGGTCACGCGATGGACGACGGCGCTGTTGGCGTTTCGACCATGCTCGCCATGCCTCCTGGTTCGCTGGCCAAGACCGACGATTTAATCGACCTTGCGAAAGTCGTGGCCGCGAAAGGCGGGATCTATTCGACTCACAATCGCAACGAAGGTACGGAAGTTTTCGCGGCCATCAAGGAGGCAATTGCGATTGGCGAAGGGGCGAAGATTCCGGTCGACATCATCCACCTGAAGATTGCCGACCAGGAATACTGGGGACGGATGAAAGAGATCGTCCAACTGATTGACGAGGCCCGAGCTCGGGGCGTTAACGTGCAGGCCAATGTCTATCCGTACACGCGTGGCAACAACAATCTGGCCAGCATCATTCCTCCTTGGGCGCACGAAGGGGGCCGCGCGCAGTTGCTCGCGCGATTAAAGAGCGATAAAGACCGCGAGCGGCTGAAGCGAGAAATCAACAGTGGTTTGCCCGGTTGGTACAACCACTTCACTGCGGTCGGCGGCGATTGGGGCCGCATGCTCATTAGTGGTGGTGGGGCCTATCAAGGGTTGACCATGAATCGAGTGCAAGCAATGAAGGCCGAAGGGAAGACTCCACCGCCGGAACCTCTCGATATTCTCTTCGACTTGCTAATCGAAGAGGGAGGTTCAATTCCCACCGTCTATGCTCATCACACCGAAGCTGACATGAACCTGGCGCTAGCACAGCCCTGGTGCTCCATCGGCTCCGATGGTTCTGCCTACTCGACGGCAGGTCCACTGCGGCGCGGCAATCCGCATCCGCGCAATTTCGGCACCTTTCCGCGCGTGCTCGGCGTTTATGTGCGCGAAGCCAAGCTCCTGACGCTGGAAGATGCCGTGCGGAAGATGACTTCGCTCAACGCGGCCAAGATCGGCCTGCGCGAACGGGGTGAATTGAAGGCCGGCTACTTCGCCGACCTGACGCTGTTCGCTGCTGACCGCGTGCTCGACAAGTCGACCTACACGGAACCCTTCGCCTACAACGAGGGGATCGAATATGTGATCGTCAACGGCCAGGTCGTTCTCGACCGGGGCCAACACACCGGCGCGATGCCAGGAAAAGTGTTGCGTCACGTGCCCTGA